A region from the Amycolatopsis camponoti genome encodes:
- a CDS encoding serine hydrolase, with protein sequence MGTAVAAGSILAGSPAYAQEADIEASPATPDRARQKVRRVYDTAAAEAGGIWNSYISVADEVAVDVASDEIVEAYSVNKVAVAVTLMDKIDRGLLTLDQQVQVPASIVVPGGDGIIILDQAYPSAFTLGHVLSLFLTVSDDTCVRLVGLVVPAAEINQILVTKGFPKTQVTPVANPNRYFLGQTTPRETHDLLKALVAGTLLSPASTEYLLSILRSQVAFTDGIRREMSSVDRARIATKAGWLNDGRNEAGIMFDAAGKPVLIYSMFAHGQANPEDFGATHPVRQASAKMGPKFLRAVDKIAGAGARTFRAPAYQQYNGG encoded by the coding sequence TTGGGGACCGCCGTCGCCGCTGGAAGCATTCTGGCCGGCTCTCCCGCGTACGCGCAGGAAGCAGACATCGAGGCCAGCCCGGCCACACCGGACCGGGCCAGGCAGAAAGTGCGGCGCGTCTACGACACCGCGGCCGCTGAGGCAGGCGGCATCTGGAACTCCTACATCAGCGTGGCCGACGAGGTGGCCGTCGACGTGGCGTCCGACGAGATCGTCGAGGCGTACAGCGTCAACAAGGTGGCCGTCGCGGTCACCTTGATGGACAAGATCGACCGTGGCCTGCTCACCCTGGACCAGCAGGTCCAGGTGCCGGCGAGCATCGTCGTGCCGGGTGGTGACGGCATCATCATCCTGGACCAGGCGTACCCGAGCGCGTTCACGCTGGGGCACGTCCTGTCGCTGTTCCTCACGGTTTCGGACGACACGTGCGTCCGGCTGGTGGGGCTCGTGGTTCCGGCGGCCGAGATCAACCAGATCCTGGTGACCAAGGGCTTCCCCAAGACCCAGGTCACGCCGGTGGCCAACCCGAACCGCTACTTCCTCGGCCAGACCACTCCGCGCGAGACCCACGACCTGCTGAAGGCACTGGTCGCGGGCACGTTGCTGAGCCCGGCGTCGACGGAGTACCTGCTGTCCATCCTGCGGTCGCAGGTGGCGTTCACCGACGGTATCCGCCGGGAGATGTCGTCCGTCGATCGGGCGAGGATCGCCACGAAGGCGGGCTGGCTGAACGACGGCCGCAACGAGGCGGGCATCATGTTCGACGCCGCGGGCAAGCCGGTGCTGATCTACTCGATGTTCGCGCACGGCCAGGCGAACCCGGAGGACTTCGGGGCCACGCACCCGGTCCGGCAGGCGAGCGCGAAGATGGGGCCGAAGTTCCTGCGCGCGGTCGACAAGATCGCGGGCGCCGGCGCCAGGACCTTCCGGGCACCGGCCTACCAGCAATACAACGGCGGCTGA
- the xylB gene encoding xylulokinase — protein sequence MTAELVAGIDSSTQSTKVVVCDAETGEIVRTGRAPHPEGTEVDPAAWWDAFGEATKGLLDDVKAIGVGGQQHGMVTLDEDDEVVRPALLWNDTRSAQSALDLIDELGGPSVWAKSVGSVPVASFTVTKLRWLADHEPELADRVARVLLPHDWLTWKLTGGAPVTDRGDASGTGYFSPSDNAYRLDVLAHAFGGRTPELPTVLGPADTAGHTPDGVLVSAGTGDNMAAALALELQPGDVVVSLGTSGTVFGVAETGAADASGEVAGFADATGRFLPLACTLNAARVLTATAAMLGATLSEFDRLALRAEPGAGGLTFLPYLDGERTPNLPGATGSLTGLTRVNMTPENLARSAVEGMLCGLAAGLDAVRAHGLDVGRVLLIGGGAQSAAVRAVAPLVFGVPVQLPDVAEYVAIGAARQAAWALTSSAEPPSWQENTKARLELDEPTEAQRAEGHRIQQRHLEAREAAYGVRRNLGED from the coding sequence ATGACAGCTGAGCTGGTCGCCGGCATCGACTCGTCCACGCAGTCGACCAAGGTCGTCGTGTGCGACGCCGAAACCGGCGAGATCGTCCGCACCGGCCGCGCGCCGCACCCCGAGGGCACCGAGGTCGACCCCGCCGCCTGGTGGGACGCCTTCGGTGAAGCCACGAAGGGCCTGCTCGACGACGTCAAGGCCATCGGCGTCGGCGGTCAGCAGCACGGCATGGTCACCCTCGACGAGGACGACGAGGTCGTCCGCCCCGCGCTGCTGTGGAACGACACCCGCTCCGCGCAGTCGGCGCTCGACCTCATCGACGAGCTCGGCGGGCCGTCGGTCTGGGCGAAGTCGGTCGGCTCGGTGCCGGTCGCCAGCTTCACCGTCACGAAGCTGCGCTGGCTGGCCGACCACGAGCCGGAGCTCGCCGACCGCGTCGCCCGCGTGCTGCTCCCGCACGACTGGCTGACCTGGAAGCTCACCGGCGGCGCCCCGGTCACCGACCGCGGCGACGCGTCCGGCACCGGGTACTTCTCGCCGTCCGACAACGCCTACCGCCTCGACGTCCTGGCCCACGCCTTCGGCGGCCGGACGCCGGAGCTGCCCACCGTCCTCGGCCCGGCCGACACCGCCGGCCACACCCCGGACGGAGTGCTCGTCTCCGCGGGCACGGGCGACAACATGGCCGCCGCCCTCGCGCTCGAGCTGCAGCCGGGCGACGTCGTCGTCTCGCTGGGCACCAGCGGGACCGTGTTCGGCGTCGCCGAAACCGGCGCGGCCGACGCGTCCGGCGAGGTGGCCGGGTTCGCCGACGCCACCGGCCGGTTCCTGCCGCTCGCCTGCACGCTCAACGCCGCGCGCGTCCTCACCGCGACGGCGGCCATGCTCGGCGCGACGCTGAGCGAGTTCGACCGGCTGGCGCTGCGGGCCGAGCCCGGCGCCGGCGGCCTGACCTTCCTGCCCTACCTCGACGGCGAGCGCACCCCGAACCTGCCCGGCGCGACCGGCTCGCTGACCGGGCTGACCAGGGTGAACATGACCCCGGAGAACCTCGCGCGCAGCGCCGTCGAAGGCATGCTCTGCGGCCTCGCCGCCGGCCTCGACGCGGTGCGCGCGCACGGCCTCGACGTCGGCCGCGTGCTGCTGATCGGCGGGGGCGCGCAGTCGGCCGCCGTCCGCGCGGTCGCACCGCTGGTGTTCGGCGTGCCCGTGCAGCTGCCCGACGTCGCCGAGTACGTCGCCATCGGCGCGGCGCGGCAGGCGGCCTGGGCCCTGACTTCCAGTGCGGAACCCCCGTCCTGGCAGGAAAACACGAAAGCCCGGCTCGAGCTGGACGAGCCGACCGAGGCGCAGCGCGCCGAGGGCCACCGGATCCAGCAGCGCCACCTCGAAGCCCGCGAAGCGGCGTACGGGGTCCGGCGGAATCTCGGAGAGGACTGA
- a CDS encoding ABC transporter ATP-binding protein: MASITYDKATRRYAGSERPAVDALDLEIADGEFLVLVGPSGCGKSTSLRMLAGLEDIDDGAVWIGDRDVTQLPPRSRDIAMVFQNYALYPHMTVAQNMGFALKIAGRPASEIKQKVLEAAKLLDIVDYLDRKPKALSGGQRQRVAMGRAIVREPQVFLMDEPLSNLDAKLRVSTRTQIAALQRRLGVTTVYVTHDQVEAMTMGDRVAVLSDGLLQQCDTPRALYDRPANAFVAGFIGSPAMNLATAKLTADGAEVGGARVPLTRETIAAADGDTVTLGFRPEALEVVTNEDGALPIKVDLVEELGSDAFVYGKLAQTDADDTRPNVVVRVDPRTPPAMGDTLHLRIRPDELHVFSATSGLRLP, translated from the coding sequence ATGGCTTCCATCACCTACGACAAGGCGACCCGGCGCTACGCCGGTTCGGAGCGCCCCGCGGTCGACGCGCTGGACCTGGAGATCGCCGACGGCGAGTTCCTGGTGCTGGTCGGCCCGTCCGGCTGCGGCAAGTCGACCAGCCTGCGCATGCTCGCCGGCCTCGAGGACATCGACGACGGCGCCGTCTGGATCGGCGACCGCGACGTCACGCAGCTGCCGCCGCGCTCGCGCGACATCGCGATGGTGTTCCAGAACTACGCGCTGTACCCGCACATGACGGTCGCGCAGAACATGGGCTTCGCGCTGAAGATCGCCGGGCGTCCCGCGTCCGAGATCAAGCAGAAGGTCCTCGAGGCCGCGAAGCTGCTCGACATCGTGGACTACCTCGACCGCAAGCCGAAGGCGCTCTCCGGTGGTCAGCGCCAGCGCGTCGCGATGGGCCGCGCGATCGTCCGCGAGCCGCAGGTCTTCCTGATGGACGAGCCGCTGTCGAACCTCGACGCGAAGCTGCGAGTGTCGACGCGTACGCAGATCGCCGCGCTGCAGCGCCGCCTCGGCGTCACCACGGTCTACGTCACGCACGACCAGGTCGAGGCCATGACGATGGGTGACCGCGTCGCCGTGCTGTCGGACGGTCTGCTGCAGCAGTGCGACACCCCGCGCGCCCTGTACGACCGGCCCGCGAACGCTTTCGTCGCCGGGTTCATCGGCTCGCCTGCGATGAACCTCGCCACCGCGAAGCTGACGGCCGACGGGGCCGAGGTGGGCGGCGCGCGCGTGCCGCTGACCCGCGAGACGATCGCCGCCGCCGACGGCGACACCGTGACCCTGGGCTTCCGCCCCGAGGCCCTCGAGGTCGTGACGAACGAGGACGGCGCCCTGCCGATCAAGGTGGACCTGGTCGAGGAGCTCGGCTCGGACGCCTTCGTCTACGGCAAGCTCGCCCAGACCGACGCCGACGACACCCGGCCCAACGTCGTCGTCCGGGTCGACCCGCGCACGCCGCCGGCCATGGGCGACACCCTGCACCTGCGGATCCGCCCCGACGAGCTGCACGTGTTCTCCGCCACGTCCGGGCTGCGCCTGCCCTGA
- the tsaE gene encoding tRNA (adenosine(37)-N6)-threonylcarbamoyltransferase complex ATPase subunit type 1 TsaE: protein MVAALTHLYPKPEDTMEFGRSLGRSLRAGDLVLLAGPLGAGKTTLTRGIADGLGVGGRVSSPTFVLARVHPAGAAGVPLVHVDAYRLGGDLSQLDDLDLDTDLERSAIVVEWGEGSAERLSADYLVVRLDRREDDVREVTLEPHGTWVDRVPELAKTS from the coding sequence GTGGTGGCAGCGTTGACGCATCTGTACCCGAAGCCCGAAGACACGATGGAGTTCGGGCGGTCCCTCGGCCGTTCGCTGCGCGCGGGCGACCTGGTGCTGCTCGCGGGTCCCCTCGGCGCGGGCAAGACGACGCTGACCCGCGGCATCGCGGACGGCCTCGGCGTCGGCGGCCGCGTCAGCTCCCCGACGTTCGTCCTGGCCCGCGTCCACCCGGCGGGCGCGGCGGGAGTGCCGCTGGTGCACGTGGACGCGTACCGCCTCGGCGGTGACCTGTCCCAGCTGGACGACCTCGACCTGGACACCGACCTGGAACGCTCGGCCATCGTGGTCGAGTGGGGCGAGGGTTCGGCGGAACGGCTGTCGGCCGACTACCTGGTGGTGCGGCTGGACCGCCGCGAGGACGACGTCCGCGAGGTCACCCTGGAACCGCACGGCACCTGGGTCGACCGGGTTCCGGAGCTCGCCAAGACCTCGTGA
- the alr gene encoding alanine racemase, translating to MTPSFSRARVDIDLDAIRHNLTLLGARAPGAEVMAVVKADAYGHGALPVARAAVEAGAGWLGTCSLGEALALREAGITTRLFSWLDTPDVDFAPGIEAGVDLAASSVGELRRIAAATPVGTRARVHLKIDTGLSRNGCPPAQWAELVESAAAEPRVEVVAIWSHLACADEPDHPATDLQAKRFAEAYDAARAAGLDPKRHLANSAALLTRPDLHFDIVRPGIAMYGLNPVPQAEDLRPAMTFRSTVALVKRIEAGESVSYGHTWTASRDTNLALVPAGYADGVPRSLSGRMDVWLGGQRRPVAGRVCMDQLVVDCGDFEPSVGDEVVLFGAGGNGEPTAREWADKLGTIDYEVVTSMYRPRVRRRYLGERS from the coding sequence ATGACTCCCAGTTTCTCCCGCGCCCGGGTCGACATCGACCTCGACGCGATCCGCCACAACCTCACCCTGCTGGGCGCCCGCGCGCCCGGTGCCGAGGTGATGGCCGTGGTGAAGGCCGACGCCTACGGCCACGGCGCGCTGCCGGTGGCGCGCGCCGCGGTCGAGGCCGGCGCGGGCTGGCTCGGCACGTGCTCGCTCGGCGAGGCCCTGGCCCTGCGCGAAGCCGGGATCACGACCCGGCTGTTCAGCTGGCTGGACACTCCGGACGTCGACTTCGCGCCGGGCATCGAGGCCGGCGTCGACCTCGCGGCCAGTTCCGTGGGTGAGCTACGCCGCATCGCGGCCGCCACGCCGGTGGGTACCCGGGCTCGTGTGCACCTCAAAATCGACACCGGGCTCTCGCGCAACGGCTGCCCGCCCGCCCAGTGGGCCGAGCTGGTCGAATCGGCGGCCGCCGAACCGCGGGTCGAAGTCGTCGCGATCTGGTCCCACCTCGCGTGCGCGGACGAGCCGGACCACCCGGCGACCGACCTCCAGGCGAAGCGGTTCGCCGAGGCCTACGACGCCGCCCGCGCCGCCGGGCTCGACCCGAAGCGGCACCTGGCGAACTCCGCGGCCTTGCTCACCCGGCCGGACCTGCACTTCGACATCGTCCGCCCGGGCATCGCGATGTACGGGCTGAATCCGGTGCCGCAGGCCGAAGACCTGCGCCCGGCCATGACGTTCCGGTCCACGGTCGCGCTGGTCAAGCGCATCGAAGCCGGCGAATCGGTTTCCTACGGCCACACCTGGACGGCTTCGCGCGACACGAACCTGGCGCTCGTGCCGGCCGGGTACGCCGACGGCGTCCCGCGGTCGCTGTCCGGGCGGATGGACGTCTGGCTCGGCGGGCAGCGGCGGCCGGTGGCCGGGCGGGTCTGCATGGACCAGCTCGTCGTCGACTGCGGTGACTTCGAGCCGTCCGTCGGCGATGAGGTCGTCCTGTTCGGCGCCGGTGGGAACGGCGAGCCGACGGCCCGGGAATGGGCCGACAAGCTGGGCACCATCGACTACGAGGTCGTCACCTCGATGTACCGCCCGCGGGTGCGGCGCCGGTATCTGGGAGAGCGCTCGTGA
- a CDS encoding alpha/beta fold hydrolase translates to MTPSRRLLAIAGGVGAIATGTAAAAIVAAQQRRHSEDPYVDEPLGELKPDRVYTVAADDGTPLSVEEIDPGDGGKPELTVVGVHGFALSRRCWHFQRRDLESLRLPRVRQVYYDHRGHGLSGAASAENSTIEQLARDLDVVLRSVVPDGPLVLMGHSMGGMVIMELAAEFPSLFEERVEGVAFIATAAGEVGARGLPRSLLSKYNPLTRAAGGLAGWQPGLVEFVRAAGGQLTRQAVRRLAFGSRDVAPRLVDFMLEMLEVTPVRGLVNFVDTLGSHNRYAALAGLKHAEVLVIGGDSDRFTPFSHAERIASELPDAELVRVRGAGHMVLLEQPELVTSHLIDLLQRCSGVDGMTSARRNWWWQR, encoded by the coding sequence GTGACACCTTCACGTCGACTGCTGGCCATCGCCGGCGGGGTCGGGGCCATCGCCACCGGGACGGCCGCCGCCGCAATCGTCGCCGCGCAGCAGCGGCGGCACAGTGAGGATCCGTACGTGGACGAGCCGCTGGGGGAGCTGAAGCCCGACCGCGTCTACACGGTCGCGGCCGACGACGGCACGCCGCTTTCGGTCGAGGAGATCGACCCGGGGGACGGCGGCAAGCCCGAACTGACTGTCGTGGGGGTACACGGCTTCGCGCTTTCGCGGCGCTGCTGGCACTTCCAGCGTCGCGACCTCGAGTCGCTTCGGCTGCCGCGCGTGCGTCAGGTGTACTACGACCACCGCGGCCACGGCCTGTCCGGCGCGGCTTCGGCGGAGAACTCGACGATCGAGCAGCTGGCGCGCGACCTCGACGTCGTGCTGCGGTCCGTGGTGCCGGACGGGCCCCTCGTGCTGATGGGGCACTCGATGGGCGGCATGGTGATCATGGAGCTGGCCGCCGAGTTTCCTTCCTTGTTCGAAGAGCGTGTCGAAGGCGTCGCGTTCATCGCGACCGCGGCGGGCGAAGTGGGCGCACGCGGGTTGCCGCGTTCGCTGCTCTCGAAGTACAACCCGCTGACGCGCGCCGCCGGCGGTCTCGCCGGCTGGCAGCCGGGGCTGGTGGAGTTCGTTCGCGCCGCGGGTGGGCAGCTGACGCGCCAAGCCGTGCGGCGCTTGGCTTTCGGCAGCCGCGACGTCGCGCCGAGGCTGGTCGACTTCATGCTCGAAATGCTCGAGGTGACGCCGGTCCGCGGGCTCGTCAACTTCGTCGACACGCTCGGCAGCCACAACCGGTACGCGGCGCTGGCCGGGTTGAAGCACGCGGAAGTGCTGGTCATCGGCGGCGATTCGGACCGGTTCACGCCGTTCTCGCACGCCGAGCGGATCGCGTCCGAGCTGCCCGACGCGGAGCTGGTGCGCGTGCGCGGCGCCGGGCACATGGTGCTGCTCGAACAGCCCGAGCTGGTGACCAGCCACCTGATCGATCTCCTGCAACGCTGTTCCGGTGTGGACGGCATGACTTCAGCCCGGCGAAACTGGTGGTGGCAGCGTTGA